One Halichoerus grypus chromosome 1, mHalGry1.hap1.1, whole genome shotgun sequence genomic region harbors:
- the HHLA2 gene encoding HERV-H LTR-associating protein 2 encodes MKSQAVLSIILILVPSLSGFHDTFFLASPNLVTTEEEQIVIGRLGEDIILPCSFESEPEVVIHWKNQDNYVYSYYKDSDSLENQDRRYTNRTSLFHGEIHNGNASLSLRRLSLLDEGIYVCYVGTTSRKIINKVVLKVGAFVTPVMKYEKRNTDSFLICSVLSYPHPLITWKTDNTSISESNMEEIESSGPFYVDSMINITGSNLSYECAIENSLLKQTWTGGWAMKDDLHKMQSENFSLSCELTNSIFLLDQDFKVTWSKVEKETSSILAYFLSSSRNTTICGPRVSWNKERVNQTDFSLTLKDLILSDSGEYLCNISSSKYTFLTIQALHVVERSSVCTERATMANAEESKVKLLLYQTIDSTRMLL; translated from the exons ATGAAGTCACAGGCGGTGCTGTCCATCATCCTCATTCTTGTACCATCTCTTAGTGGATTTCACG ATACATTCTTTTTAGCTTCCCCCAATCTTGTTACTACTGAGGAAGAGCAAATAGTCATTGGAAGACTTGGAGAAGATATAATTCTCCCTTGCTCATTTGAAAGTGAGCCTGAAGTCGTAATTCACTGGAAGAATCAAGATAACTATGTTTACTCATACTACAAAGACAGTGACTCTTTGGAAAATCAAGATCGCAGATACACAAACAGGACATCCCTCTTCCATGGTGAAATTCACAATGGGAATGCCTCTTTATCTTTAAGAAGATTAAGCCTTCTGGATGAAGGAATTTATGTATGCTATGTGGGAACAACATctagaaaaatcataaataaagtGGTACTAAAGGTGGGAG CTTTCGTCACACCTGTGATGAAGTATGAAAAGAGGAACACAGACAGCTTCTTAATATGTAGTGTGTTAAGTTATCCTCATCCACTTATCACATGGAAAACTGACAATACATCCATCTCTGAAAGCAATATGGAAGAAATTGAATCTTCGGGTCCTTTTTATGTTGACAGTATGATAAATATTACAGGATCAAATTTATCTTATGAATGTGCTATTGAAAACTCATTACTGAAACAAACATGGACAGGGGGATGGGCAATGAAAG ATGACCTTCATAAAATGCAAAGTGAAAATTTTTCACTCTCATGTGAACTtacaaacagtatttttttacTGGATCAAGACTTCAAAGTCACTTGGTCCAAAGTAGAAAAAGAGACCTCCTCCATCCTGGCTTACTTTCTGAGCTCCTCACGAAATACAACTATCTGTGGACCCCGAGTATCCTGGAACAAAGAACGAGTAAACCAGACTGACTTTTCCTTGACTTTGAAGGATCTTATTCTTTCAGACAGTGGGGAATACTTATGCAATATTTCTTCAAGCAAATATACTTTCCTCACCATCCAAGCACTGCATGTAGTAG